Proteins encoded by one window of Salvia splendens isolate huo1 chromosome 5, SspV2, whole genome shotgun sequence:
- the LOC121802691 gene encoding two-component response regulator ORR4-like — MNRLGAETQFHVLAVDDSIIDRKLIERLLKTSSYQVTAVESGVKALEFLGLVGDEEDEEEFSNSNSDSDSDSDSNSKCQRVEVNLIITDYSMPAITGYDLLRKIKKSTSLRDIPVVIMSSENVPSRINSCLEHGAEEFFLKPVRQSDVNKLRPHLMRAQKNIPNLNKRKPVEECLSPDRIRAKLNHDLE; from the exons ATGAATAGATTAGGAGCTGAAACGCAGTTTCATGTGCTTGCTGTTGATGATAGCATCATTGATAGAAAGTTGATTGAGAGGCTTCTCAAAACTTCCTCTTATCAAG TTACTGCTGTGGAATCTGGAGTTAAGGCTCTTGAATTCCTGGGATTGGTTGgggatgaagaagatgaagaagaattttcaaattcaaattcagattcagattcagattcagattcaaattcaaagtgccAAAGAGTTGAAGTGAATCTGATCATCACAGACTACAGCATGCCAGCAATAACCGGCTACGATCTCCTTAGAAAAATCAAGAAATCGACGTCGTTGAGAGACATTCCTGTGGTGATTATGTCATCGGAAAATGTTCCGTCAAGAATCAACAGCTGCTTGGAACATGGAGCTGAGGAATTCTTCCTGAAACCAGTCAGGCAATCTGATGTGAACAAGCTGAGGCCACATCTGATGAGAGCCCAAAAAAATATCCCAAATCTAAACAAGAGAAAGCCTGTTGAAGAATGCCTCTCGCCTGATCGGATAAGGGCAAAATTGAATCATGATTtggaatga